In a genomic window of Sarcophilus harrisii chromosome 4, mSarHar1.11, whole genome shotgun sequence:
- the GPR35 gene encoding G-protein coupled receptor 35, with translation MNGTEKCPHDNSTHFQKMQTVYMIILLILGIMFNSLALWVFCCRMRKKWTETVIYMTNLAVADLCLLCALPIMLYSQKHIKEKDTVLCQVSQSIYLMNRYMSISIITIIAVDRYVAIRFPMQAKRLRSPGRSVGICALLWVLVIIFTVTSGAKEIQEGNFCFHNEKRKPSNPAISSVLGFYIPMSILVFCSIQVIVNLVRKKKTDAHEKKVIQKVIWIITANLLVFLACFLPLYVTLSVRYVLQMETCSSKRIWRNAIFITSQLANANCCLDAICYYFVAKEFQEASVQTISSLSKSHKLQDSVQTSNA, from the coding sequence ATGAATGGCACTGAGAAATGTCCCCATGACAACAGTACCCATTTTCAGAAGATGCAGACTGTATACATGATCATCTTGCTGATCCTGGGCATTATGTTCAATTCCTTGGCCCTGTGGGTGTTCTGCTGCcgcatgagaaaaaaatggacggAGACGGTCATTTACATGACCAACTTGGCCGTGGCGGATCTCTGCCTGCTGTGCGCCCTGCCCATCATGCTCTACTCCCAAAAACACATCAAGGAAAAGGACACCGTCCTGTGCCAGGTGTCCCAGAGCATCTACCTGATGAACAGGTACATGAGCATCAGCATCATCACCATAATCGCCGTGGACCGCTATGTGGCCATCCGCTTCCCCATGCAGGCCAAGAGGCTGAGGTCCCCGGGCCGCTCCGTCGGCATCTGCGCTTTGCTCTGGGTTCTGGTCATCATCTTCACGGTCACCAGCGGGGCCAAGGAGATCCAAGAGGGCAACTTCTGTTTCCACAACGAGAAGCGCAAACCGTCCAACCCAGCCATATCCTCCGTGCTCGGCTTCTACATTCCCATGAGCATCCTCGTTTTCTGTTCGATCCAGGTGATCGTGAACCTGGTGAGGAAGAAGAAGACGGATGCCCACGAGAAGAAGGTCATCCAGAAGGTCATCTGGATCATCACTGCCAACCTGCTGGTCTTCCTGGCCTGCTTCCTGCCCTTGTACGTGACCTTGAGCGTCCGGTACGTGTTGCAGATGGAGACTTGTTCCAGCAAACGGATCTGGAGGAACGCCATCTTTATAACCTCCCAGTTGGCCAACGCCAACTGCTGCCTGGACGCCATCTGCTATTACTTTGTGGCAAAGGAATTCCAGGAGGCGTCGGTTCAGACTATCTCCTCTTTATCTAAATCCCACAAGCTCCAAGATTCAGTACAGACATCCAACGCTTAG